One genomic segment of Hordeum vulgare subsp. vulgare chromosome 2H, MorexV3_pseudomolecules_assembly, whole genome shotgun sequence includes these proteins:
- the LOC123426071 gene encoding nuclear pore complex protein NUP107-like — MLEDDMPREGETTSTTFASLLDSAIQGLMPFPDVILQFERTCRNASESLRYVARGNIRMVEDKLMRQKAKLLLVEAASWSLLWYLYGKANEELPEGQFMSPTTSH, encoded by the exons ATGCTGGAGGACGATATGCCACGAGAAGGAGAAACAACTTCTACAACGTTTGCATCCCTTCTTGATTCAGCGATACAAG GATTGATGCCCTTCCCGGACGTGATTTTACAATTTGAGAGGACATGTAGAAACGCTTCAGAGTCACTAAG GTATGTCGCCAGAGGAAACATTCGGATGGTGGAGGATAAACTTATGCGGCAAAAAGCAAAACTATTACTGGTTGAAGCTGCTTCTTGGTCCCTTCTTTGGTACCTCTATGGGAAAG CAAATGAAGAGCTTCCTGAAGGACAATTCATG TCACCAACTACATCCCATTAG